One window from the genome of Leucobacter aridicollis encodes:
- a CDS encoding ABC transporter permease has translation MTSLTTAPTLVSTPAPGGSPAARTLRGLRGTLLLIQWQVRRQAQFLPLMAVVQTALAVSTVLGYGLLIGDVNHEAALFLATGAPTITLIVIGLVMTPQAMVQARTEGSADWLRTLPLPRGAFLAADLTVWTLLALPGLILGTIVGALRYDITYQLAPWVLPVAILISLTAASIGYAFAALLPPMITQLVSQMLVFLLLLFSPVSFPAANLPDWLRAAHEILPIEPMANLMRAGLAGQAFDATPRDLVTVVVWCAAAVAAAVLALRRRG, from the coding sequence ATGACCTCCCTCACGACCGCTCCGACGCTCGTCAGCACGCCCGCACCGGGCGGGTCCCCCGCCGCCCGCACACTGCGCGGCCTCCGCGGAACGCTGCTTCTCATTCAGTGGCAGGTCAGACGCCAAGCACAGTTCCTCCCGCTCATGGCAGTCGTCCAGACGGCGCTCGCCGTGTCCACTGTGCTCGGCTACGGGCTACTCATTGGCGACGTCAACCATGAGGCTGCACTGTTCCTGGCGACTGGGGCCCCGACGATCACGCTTATCGTGATCGGCCTCGTGATGACTCCGCAGGCGATGGTGCAGGCACGCACCGAGGGGAGCGCCGATTGGTTGCGAACGCTCCCACTCCCCCGCGGCGCGTTTCTCGCCGCAGACCTCACGGTGTGGACGCTGCTCGCGCTCCCCGGCCTGATCCTGGGGACGATTGTTGGCGCGCTCCGCTACGACATCACCTACCAGTTGGCGCCGTGGGTGCTGCCCGTCGCGATTCTGATTTCGCTGACAGCCGCGTCGATCGGGTACGCGTTTGCGGCGCTGCTGCCACCAATGATCACTCAGCTCGTCTCGCAGATGCTTGTCTTTCTGCTGTTGCTGTTCTCGCCAGTCAGCTTCCCAGCCGCCAACCTGCCGGACTGGCTTCGCGCGGCGCACGAGATCCTTCCAATCGAGCCAATGGCGAACCTCATGCGCGCTGGCCTCGCCGGCCAGGCGTTCGACGCGACACCACGAGACCTCGTCACTGTGGTTGTCTGGTGCGCAGCTGCCGTCGCAGCTGCCGTGCTGGCGCTGCGCCGCCGCGGATAG
- a CDS encoding DUF1307 domain-containing protein — MLTKLSPQATKRTGKVAAVIVAAALALTGCSGGDDTTGETTETTLTRSVEGAELTVTYVADGDKVTKQTTKNVVNYEASGIADRAAAEESVAPLAEQYKGIKGVEHSIDFGDDELTETVTLTYADLDLEKLASVTGGDPGENPEEARDVSLKEAVKTLTDSGFTEVK, encoded by the coding sequence GTGCTGACGAAGCTTAGCCCCCAGGCCACCAAGCGAACAGGCAAGGTCGCGGCAGTGATTGTCGCCGCTGCGCTCGCCCTCACGGGATGCAGCGGTGGTGATGACACCACGGGTGAGACCACCGAGACGACGCTCACTCGTTCGGTCGAGGGCGCTGAGCTCACGGTGACCTACGTCGCCGACGGCGACAAGGTGACCAAGCAGACGACCAAGAACGTCGTCAACTATGAGGCCAGCGGTATCGCAGATCGCGCGGCTGCCGAGGAGTCGGTTGCTCCGCTCGCCGAGCAGTACAAGGGAATCAAGGGTGTCGAGCATTCGATCGACTTCGGGGACGATGAGCTCACCGAGACAGTCACACTCACCTACGCGGATCTTGATCTCGAGAAGCTGGCGTCTGTCACCGGCGGCGACCCCGGGGAGAACCCCGAGGAGGCGCGCGACGTGAGCCTCAAGGAAGCAGTGAAGACCCTGACTGACAGCGGATTCACCGAAGTCAAGTAG
- a CDS encoding PP2C family protein-serine/threonine phosphatase yields the protein MSAGDELVTTHGENAVRRRLAYRQGGEADIELSWHAITHVGNRRETNQDSFITVPPVFAVADGMGGHSAGEVASAAVVRRLNELAGDLTVTEDDILEILTQAVDDIEIDTGDTELGAGTTVTGVIVSEQSDTPVWKVFNIGDSRVYQYFKGALSQITVDHSVVQHLLDTGAITEEEAEVHPHANVITRAVGLGEAPLPDYTTLALIPGQRILICSDGLTKELTEVGIQYFLSTQHSAEDAANTLVEQALNNAGRDNVTVVVIDVHAVGDVIDTGSLASSGVELEPSGDAPSVEEKSADEA from the coding sequence ATGAGTGCAGGAGATGAGCTGGTGACCACCCACGGTGAGAACGCGGTGAGGCGACGCCTCGCGTACCGTCAGGGCGGGGAGGCCGACATTGAGCTCTCCTGGCACGCTATCACGCACGTCGGCAACCGCCGAGAGACGAACCAGGACAGTTTCATTACAGTGCCGCCGGTGTTCGCCGTCGCTGACGGCATGGGCGGTCACTCGGCTGGCGAGGTTGCGTCGGCTGCGGTGGTGCGCCGGCTGAACGAGCTCGCCGGCGACCTCACGGTGACGGAAGACGACATTCTCGAGATCCTCACTCAGGCCGTCGATGACATCGAAATCGACACTGGCGACACCGAACTTGGTGCGGGCACAACAGTGACTGGCGTCATTGTGAGTGAGCAGAGCGACACCCCCGTGTGGAAGGTCTTCAACATCGGAGACTCCCGCGTTTATCAGTACTTCAAGGGCGCGCTCAGCCAGATCACTGTCGATCATTCGGTCGTACAACACCTCCTCGATACCGGTGCGATCACCGAGGAAGAGGCCGAGGTTCACCCGCACGCAAACGTAATCACCAGGGCTGTCGGGCTTGGCGAAGCGCCGCTGCCCGATTACACGACGCTCGCCCTGATTCCGGGCCAGCGCATCCTGATCTGCTCAGACGGGCTCACCAAGGAGCTCACAGAGGTCGGTATCCAGTACTTCCTCTCCACTCAGCACAGTGCTGAAGACGCAGCGAACACACTCGTTGAGCAAGCACTCAACAACGCCGGCCGCGACAATGTTACGGTCGTGGTGATCGACGTTCACGCAGTTGGTGACGTGATCGACACCGGAAGCCTTGCTTCGAGCGGTGTCGAGTTGGAACCGAGCGGCGACGCTCCATCAGTTGAGGAGAAGAGTGCTGACGAAGCTTAG
- a CDS encoding YaaA family protein has product MRILLPPSETKRLGGRLPFSPRELFLGERLAAPRAAAQRALESVSGDESAATKALKLGVKNRDERLRNLELDASGAMPAIERYTGVLYDALDTETLAPEALDWLRDHVFVQSALFGLVRGGDAIPAYRVSASSRLPELGSPLAKLWAAPHEGALEGSAYVLDLRSKDYAALAPLGALGAEQADYLEVVARSDDGEVRALNHFNKAAKGDLVRRLAESAPAISSRSELLEWARATGLELGVGADASTLRLVTLQGVPAASR; this is encoded by the coding sequence ATGCGTATCCTGTTGCCGCCCTCTGAGACCAAACGTCTCGGAGGGCGGCTTCCGTTTTCCCCCCGCGAGCTCTTCCTCGGGGAGCGGCTCGCCGCCCCGCGCGCCGCGGCCCAGCGGGCACTTGAATCAGTAAGCGGCGATGAGAGCGCGGCGACGAAGGCGCTCAAGCTTGGCGTGAAGAACCGCGACGAGCGGCTGCGAAATCTTGAACTCGATGCGAGCGGCGCAATGCCGGCGATTGAGCGCTACACGGGCGTGCTGTACGACGCCCTCGACACCGAAACCCTCGCGCCTGAGGCACTCGACTGGCTCCGCGATCATGTGTTCGTGCAGTCAGCGCTCTTTGGTCTCGTGCGTGGTGGAGACGCCATACCTGCGTACCGCGTCTCGGCGTCCTCTCGGCTCCCAGAGCTTGGCTCACCGCTCGCAAAGCTGTGGGCTGCGCCACACGAGGGCGCGCTCGAGGGATCTGCGTACGTTCTCGACTTGAGGTCAAAGGACTACGCAGCACTCGCTCCGCTCGGCGCGCTCGGAGCGGAACAGGCTGACTACCTCGAAGTGGTGGCGCGCTCAGACGATGGTGAGGTTCGCGCTCTGAACCATTTCAACAAGGCAGCAAAGGGCGACCTCGTTCGCCGTCTCGCAGAAAGTGCGCCTGCGATCTCGTCTCGGTCTGAGTTGCTCGAGTGGGCCCGCGCAACTGGGCTTGAGCTTGGCGTGGGCGCCGACGCGTCAACGCTTCGACTGGTGACGCTTCAGGGCGTCCCGGCAGCGAGCCGCTAG
- a CDS encoding F0F1 ATP synthase subunit epsilon, with product MALNVKVVSATSEIWSGAASQVVANTVEGEIGILTGHQPFLALLAKGEVRVTTSAGEKVTVNAEDGFLSVDHDTVTVVAGDAVLVA from the coding sequence ATGGCGCTCAACGTCAAGGTTGTCTCGGCAACGAGCGAGATCTGGTCTGGCGCAGCCAGCCAGGTTGTCGCGAACACTGTCGAAGGCGAGATTGGTATCCTCACCGGCCACCAGCCGTTCCTCGCTCTCCTCGCGAAGGGTGAGGTACGCGTGACGACTTCGGCGGGCGAGAAGGTTACCGTGAACGCTGAGGACGGGTTCCTGTCTGTCGACCACGACACCGTCACCGTCGTAGCCGGCGACGCCGTGCTCGTCGCGTAG